The following nucleotide sequence is from Fibrobacter succinogenes.
TGAGTTCCTTGATGGAGCTTACGTCAACGTTTCGGTAGCAGAGCCATTCCGAAATTTCGGGCATGTATTTGTACAAAAAGCGCCTGTCTTGCGTGATGGAATTTCCGCAAAGGAGGTTCTTTGTCTTTTCCGTGAAGGGCTTGATAAAACGGAGCGTTTCGAGTTCGGCGTCCTTGAGGGAATACTGCGAACGGCGGCAACGATCGACGAGCCCGCTTTGATTGTGGTGTCGCGTGTTCCATTCGTCCATGCTTTCAAAAACATTTTCTGGCTGGTGAATGGCTATGACAGGCCCTTCGGCGAGAATGTTCAAATTGGCATCGGTAACAATGGTTGCTATTTCGAGAATGACATCTTTTTCAGGATCGAGACCGGACATTTCCAGGTCCATCCAAACTAAATTTCTAGAACTTTTGGCCATACGCGCGAATAATAGCATTTTTTTGATATGTCGTTCCCGCCTCTAGACTTGTCGTTCCCGCCGGAACCTGTCCTGAGCGTAGTCGAAGGAAGCGGGAATCTCCATTCCTGACATGAAAATTTCACTGTTCCAAGTTGCAAGAACGTCTTAAAATGAAATCAAGATCTGCAATGTATGGATTCCCTCCTTCGCTATGCTCCGTCGAGAATGACTTTTTCTCGGAATCACTAGTAACTGAGCCGAAGGCTCTTAGTAACTAACTTCCAACTTCCTACCGTCTACTGTCTACTAGATTTTCGTAAGTATTATGTAATAGAAATAAAACAAAAACCTATATATATGGATAAATTAGACTGAAATTGCAAAAATATTCCTGAAAACGTAATTTTTTGCTACAAATTGTCTTTTTCTTCACACTCTTACGAAAATATTACCGTTTTTTTTGTTATATTTGGCGCATTATGGAAAATGTTGTTATTACAGGTATGGGCTGCGTTTCCTCTCTTGGAAACTCCCCCGAATTATTGTGGCAGAACTTGCTTGCTGGCAAGTCTGGCATTGCTACCATCCAGCGTTTCGACGCCTCCGCTTACACTTCGCGTATAGCAAGTGAAATTCGCGAGTTCGACGCAACGGGCATTTACAGCACAAGAGACCAGTCTAGGTTCTCCCGCTGCATCCAGTATGCCGTCTATTCGGCATTGCAGGCTCTGCGCCAAGCTGGCATTGCTCCGGAAAACGAAAATCCGGAACGCTGCGGTGCGATCATCGGTAGCAGTATCGGTGGCCTTTTGCACTGCTATGAAGCTGCTGTGGCTCTTAGCACTCGTGGTCCGTCCCGCGTTTCTCCGTTCTATATTCCGATGGCAATTGTGAATATGCCGGCCGGTGAAGTTTGCAACCGCATTGGCTGGATGGGTCCGTCTTACACGGTGACATCTGCTTGTGCAACTTCCAACCACTCCATCGCGAACGCTTACGACATGATCCGTCTTGGCCGCTGCGACGTGATGCTCGCTGGTGGTGCCGACGAAACGGTGAACCCGCTCAGCCTCGCTGGCTTTACCAGCATGAAGGCCGTCAGCAAGCGCAACGACGCTCCGGAACAGGCTTCCCGCCCGTTCGACAAGGATCGCGATGGTTTTGTAATTG
It contains:
- the fabF gene encoding beta-ketoacyl-ACP synthase II, with protein sequence MENVVITGMGCVSSLGNSPELLWQNLLAGKSGIATIQRFDASAYTSRIASEIREFDATGIYSTRDQSRFSRCIQYAVYSALQALRQAGIAPENENPERCGAIIGSSIGGLLHCYEAAVALSTRGPSRVSPFYIPMAIVNMPAGEVCNRIGWMGPSYTVTSACATSNHSIANAYDMIRLGRCDVMLAGGADETVNPLSLAGFTSMKAVSKRNDAPEQASRPFDKDRDGFVIGEGAAVLVLESESHAKARGAKILARIAGVGASSDAYHISAPRPDGKGVMLAMTNAMKEAGIEPKDISYINTHGTSTPLGDIAECSAIETLFKQSSASALENLKVNSTKSMLGHCLGAAGALESVVTIMSVLDQKVHGTLNVFEQDPAIHLDVCANGAVNQKIDYAMSNGFGFGGQNGVIIFARN
- the orn gene encoding oligoribonuclease, translating into MAKSSRNLVWMDLEMSGLDPEKDVILEIATIVTDANLNILAEGPVIAIHQPENVFESMDEWNTRHHNQSGLVDRCRRSQYSLKDAELETLRFIKPFTEKTKNLLCGNSITQDRRFLYKYMPEISEWLCYRNVDVSSIKELTFRWYPEFEEFQKEKRHEALNDIRESIAELAYYRKTFFK